A genomic region of Alicyclobacillus sp. SO9 contains the following coding sequences:
- a CDS encoding ATP-binding cassette domain-containing protein, translating into MDYAVRTRQLTLTYSGKEVVSNVNLNVRKGEIYGLLGPNGAGKTTVMKMLTHLVEPTAGEIEVFGQLLTDASYRLLGRMGTIIEYPIFYEKLTARENLDLHCEYMGYHDKQSISEVLELVKLHGVEEKAVKEFSLGMRQRLGIARAILTKPELLLLDEPMNGLDPLGIKDLRDLLKMLSKEYRTTILVSSHILGEIELIADTISVMKNGELVQEVSMDQVTNQTTDYIEITTEEMNKAVYVLDNYLSLSNIRVMDEGQLRIYDLSTPQNELMKVLITHGVPIQSVHKKRGSLEDYFLSILNGGGINA; encoded by the coding sequence ATGGACTATGCCGTAAGAACCAGACAACTAACCCTGACCTACAGCGGTAAAGAGGTTGTTTCTAATGTGAACTTAAATGTCCGAAAAGGAGAAATCTACGGATTACTAGGTCCAAATGGAGCTGGGAAAACCACAGTCATGAAAATGTTGACTCATCTGGTAGAGCCGACAGCAGGCGAAATTGAAGTCTTTGGGCAGTTACTGACTGACGCGTCATACCGCCTGTTGGGAAGGATGGGCACCATCATAGAGTACCCTATCTTCTACGAGAAGCTGACCGCTCGCGAAAACTTGGATTTGCACTGCGAATACATGGGATACCATGACAAGCAATCCATTTCGGAAGTGCTTGAGCTTGTGAAATTGCATGGAGTCGAGGAAAAGGCGGTCAAGGAGTTTTCACTCGGGATGAGGCAACGACTTGGAATCGCTCGCGCAATTCTGACCAAACCAGAGTTACTACTGTTAGACGAACCCATGAATGGTCTCGATCCGTTAGGTATCAAAGACCTCCGCGACTTGCTGAAGATGCTGTCTAAAGAGTATCGGACTACGATTCTCGTCTCAAGCCATATCCTTGGAGAAATTGAACTCATAGCCGACACCATATCTGTCATGAAAAACGGAGAGCTAGTTCAGGAGGTTTCAATGGATCAAGTCACAAACCAGACAACCGACTATATAGAAATTACAACGGAAGAGATGAATAAGGCTGTCTATGTGCTTGATAACTATTTGAGCTTATCAAACATACGCGTGATGGACGAAGGTCAATTGCGCATTTATGACCTCAGTACACCGCAAAACGAACTCATGAAGGTACTGATAACGCATGGTGTACCCATTCAATCGGTTCATAAAAAGCGGGGGTCATTAGAAGACTACTTCTTGTCTATCCTGAATGGGGGTGGTATCAATGCTTAA
- a CDS encoding ABC transporter permease: protein MLKLMRLELRKFGLKPYVRSAVIGTILIFILVSCLTMNAQMRASLPLSSYPMTFSIIDTLVRGMYIVFAAVILSRLIIGEFQNKTMALMFTYPINRKKMMAAKLLFVLLFTFIANIISCLLIGAGFAVLNHMEGVIPGLLTWPVTERFLLVVFMNALATSFLSLIPLYFGMRKHSVATTITSSVIVAALVCQNIDGKTLYSIIAVPIALALLGAVIAYMSIRNIENVGLVN, encoded by the coding sequence ATGCTTAAGCTTATGAGACTTGAACTGCGCAAGTTTGGCCTCAAACCCTACGTTCGCTCAGCGGTGATTGGAACCATCTTGATTTTCATCTTAGTAAGTTGCTTGACTATGAATGCGCAGATGAGAGCATCGTTGCCCTTGTCAAGCTATCCTATGACATTTTCTATCATTGACACCCTTGTTCGTGGGATGTACATCGTTTTTGCGGCCGTCATCCTCTCACGGCTTATCATTGGCGAGTTCCAGAATAAGACCATGGCACTCATGTTCACGTATCCTATAAACCGTAAAAAGATGATGGCAGCAAAGTTGCTGTTTGTACTCTTGTTCACCTTTATTGCGAATATTATAAGCTGTCTGTTGATAGGTGCTGGATTTGCAGTGTTGAACCACATGGAAGGTGTGATTCCGGGTCTTCTGACCTGGCCCGTCACAGAACGGTTCTTACTAGTGGTTTTCATGAACGCGTTAGCAACCAGTTTTTTGAGTCTAATACCGTTGTACTTTGGCATGCGCAAACACTCAGTGGCGACAACCATCACTTCATCAGTTATCGTAGCGGCCCTTGTCTGCCAGAACATCGACGGCAAAACCTTGTATTCTATCATTGCGGTACCCATAGCCTTGGCGCTCCTCGGTGCAGTTATAGCGTACATGTCCATCCGCAACATTGAAAATGTAGGACTTGTCAACTAG
- a CDS encoding membrane protein insertase YidC, with product MYSIINQFFHALLSNLDGFTHDWGLAIVMFTIGIRLLLLPLSFKVARSSIAQASLAPELAQLQKSWTSSKSELMQAQQKLMREKGVKPLASVSLLVLQSPVFFLLYRLFRHLNHPAATILVPWVPYLTAADPFHIVPIAAGILMVVGTFVTYSQSHVGGAQILSGIVSSSVMMVVLWGAPVAVALYYITSGAWGTLERLVFKKLLLPKNKIISA from the coding sequence ATGTATAGTATTATCAATCAGTTCTTTCACGCACTCTTATCCAATTTGGATGGATTTACTCATGATTGGGGTCTTGCAATCGTTATGTTTACGATTGGGATACGACTGCTGTTACTGCCACTCTCTTTTAAAGTCGCCAGAAGCAGCATCGCGCAGGCATCCCTAGCGCCGGAACTCGCGCAGTTGCAGAAATCATGGACTTCATCGAAATCGGAATTGATGCAGGCACAACAGAAGCTCATGAGGGAAAAAGGTGTAAAGCCGCTGGCATCTGTGAGTCTGTTAGTTCTGCAATCGCCGGTGTTCTTCCTGCTGTATAGACTATTTAGGCACTTGAACCACCCAGCAGCAACCATTCTGGTACCCTGGGTTCCGTACTTGACCGCTGCCGATCCGTTTCATATTGTCCCCATCGCAGCCGGTATTCTAATGGTTGTTGGTACATTCGTCACATACAGCCAGTCACACGTGGGCGGTGCACAAATACTCAGCGGGATTGTCAGCTCTTCAGTTATGATGGTTGTTTTATGGGGGGCACCCGTAGCGGTTGCACTTTACTATATTACTTCTGGAGCTTGGGGAACCTTGGAACGGCTTGTTTTCAAGAAATTGCTCCTTCCAAAGAACAAGATAATTTCAGCCTGA
- a CDS encoding DUF1648 domain-containing protein encodes MVSIISLEILFSAVLIDLASILVPMMTPETTQFSVRIPPVHTKSPVIAKAKRLYYVLWVVILALTLAGGSIITFAAPGLAERPAAPIIFILSVLVLNAANFYIARGRLLSVKTAESWYQGLQQTVAADTRAHLKQHTVSLVWSLPGLIGIVAGIGIGSIRYASLPTHFAIHFASNGVANGYAHKSVWSVFGMLGIELFMWLVFFLTHANINRLPMRLDPASLDASRGRYRTLRQAIMKSLWVMLSMTNVGLTVGLLPIWGIGRNHVVALTAISFLMTFAGTVICIAWIFRAAQTGRKVSPEALHSTRVQIDDDKYWKGGVFYFNPSDPSLFVPKRFGIGFTVNFGRPSVFITIVIIIAALLLLGIITGKTLF; translated from the coding sequence ATGGTCTCAATCATTTCGTTAGAGATTCTATTCAGTGCAGTCCTCATTGATTTAGCATCTATTTTGGTACCTATGATGACGCCTGAAACGACGCAGTTTAGTGTCCGGATCCCGCCTGTACACACGAAGTCACCTGTCATTGCGAAGGCCAAAAGGCTGTACTATGTTCTCTGGGTCGTTATCCTGGCACTGACATTGGCTGGCGGAAGTATTATAACCTTCGCGGCCCCTGGTCTGGCAGAGCGCCCGGCAGCACCTATCATCTTTATATTGAGTGTCTTGGTGCTGAACGCAGCCAATTTCTACATTGCCAGAGGGCGTCTACTATCGGTGAAAACTGCAGAATCTTGGTATCAGGGACTTCAGCAGACCGTTGCGGCCGACACGCGGGCCCACCTCAAACAACATACTGTCTCACTGGTCTGGTCACTTCCCGGGCTGATTGGGATAGTGGCCGGTATTGGCATTGGATCCATTCGATATGCTTCCCTGCCAACGCATTTCGCCATTCACTTTGCTTCCAACGGCGTCGCCAACGGATATGCACATAAGTCTGTTTGGAGCGTATTTGGTATGCTCGGAATTGAACTTTTCATGTGGCTGGTTTTCTTCCTAACGCACGCAAACATTAACCGACTCCCAATGCGGTTAGACCCTGCGAGCCTAGACGCTTCTCGCGGACGTTATCGGACACTGCGTCAAGCAATTATGAAATCTCTTTGGGTGATGTTAAGCATGACAAATGTCGGCCTAACAGTGGGTCTGCTTCCCATCTGGGGAATTGGAAGAAATCATGTAGTTGCGTTAACCGCAATCTCGTTCCTGATGACGTTTGCGGGCACGGTGATTTGTATCGCCTGGATTTTTCGGGCAGCCCAAACTGGACGAAAAGTCTCACCGGAGGCACTTCACTCTACAAGAGTACAAATCGATGACGACAAGTACTGGAAAGGCGGAGTGTTCTACTTCAACCCTTCTGACCCATCGTTATTTGTACCAAAGCGATTTGGAATTGGTTTCACAGTGAATTTTGGACGACCAAGTGTATTCATCACGATTGTAATTATCATCGCCGCCCTACTATTACTGGGTATTATCACTGGAAAAACGCTCTTTTAG
- a CDS encoding GntR family transcriptional regulator, which translates to MDICLDINSDVPIYLQIRNQIILGIARNSLRPDESLPSTRQLGADFGINFHTVNKAYDLLAKEGVIKMSRKMGAVVSVEPRQPDFPDRWLENAEIWLSEALVKGMSPQEVVAQCKAIVERVRNTHLSESEE; encoded by the coding sequence ATGGACATCTGTCTGGACATAAACAGTGATGTTCCGATTTACTTGCAGATTCGCAATCAAATCATTTTAGGCATTGCACGCAACAGCTTGCGTCCTGATGAGTCCTTGCCGTCCACGCGGCAATTAGGAGCAGATTTTGGAATCAATTTTCACACTGTCAATAAGGCGTACGATCTTTTGGCCAAAGAAGGCGTCATTAAAATGAGTCGGAAGATGGGAGCCGTCGTATCGGTTGAACCGCGTCAACCAGATTTTCCCGACCGGTGGTTGGAGAACGCGGAGATTTGGCTGTCTGAGGCGCTCGTTAAAGGTATGAGTCCACAGGAGGTCGTCGCGCAGTGTAAAGCCATAGTGGAGCGAGTGAGAAATACTCACTTGTCCGAGTCGGAGGAGTGA
- a CDS encoding sporulation protein Cse60 — MGFGSVPTTNQVKIFRSTSINDLEESINRFIQDFSSNFLIDIKYTMSSVGSSEEIYSALILYKTS, encoded by the coding sequence TTGGGTTTTGGATCAGTACCGACTACAAATCAGGTGAAGATTTTTCGAAGTACGAGTATCAATGACTTGGAAGAAAGTATCAACCGTTTCATTCAGGACTTCAGTTCCAACTTCTTAATTGACATTAAATACACAATGTCGAGCGTGGGGTCTTCAGAGGAGATTTACTCAGCATTGATTCTGTATAAAACGTCTTAA